From Streptomyces sp. NBC_00370, a single genomic window includes:
- a CDS encoding TerD family protein, translating into MREMAKGANVVLATLSEDAGTGSLQVGLSWSSEQGDGDADVSVLLLGGEGKVRTDADFFFYNNAVAADGSVSLLGKTPTDSGSEDRISIDLQAMAPDVARIVVAASRYEGARFGELNGLRLTVADRTGEGILGFSIDDAGPESAFVFGEFYRRDGEWKFRAVGQGYETGLAGLATDFGIDVDDAAEADSDVHADGDESDVPAVVAAAPQPDDGVNTGTATGPSAIIPAQVALEQAPAQASVHVTAQVAVQGQGEVPVPAPPVRRPRTVKKKVTLPKVARKSLAENDSWHAARLFPVPSLKNDRERETRATSVLLSVMAQVPEFGRRLMAGFGAPVGRMETFTEVSLPHGDTPKRPDGIIRVERAGKLWTALVETKTNGNPLKPQQVQDYMDIAARRGYEAVITLCNDVALEGRPLVDVKVDGRRKHKVVLRHLSWAEVTHQAQLLIRHEGVGNAAHAWLLQELLHYLQHENSGCHGFQNMGPAWVPVRNGIDDETLCQGDPRAVDVVESWERLVRQVCLRLGGELGQKVLPVQRVRRTADPQGRRGALADLLCEEGRLHAELRIEGAPGVLALAADLRTGRLRTSIDIPAPATGYPLTWAKRLVRQLDEAPADLHIQTLVPEGATGPRGTLERLRPEPADLLPKGDTEITGFRLSLFKSMGNTRGHAESSFIRSVDDCVDRFCANVVAALDRPAPARRPQRGEAVGVDAGVGATAG; encoded by the coding sequence ATGCGCGAAATGGCCAAGGGCGCCAACGTCGTGCTGGCGACGCTGAGTGAGGACGCCGGGACCGGGTCCCTGCAGGTGGGGCTGAGCTGGAGCAGTGAGCAGGGCGACGGGGATGCCGACGTGTCCGTACTGCTGCTCGGCGGGGAGGGGAAGGTACGGACCGACGCCGACTTCTTCTTCTACAACAACGCGGTCGCCGCTGACGGCAGCGTGAGCCTGTTGGGCAAGACGCCCACGGACAGCGGCAGCGAGGACCGCATCAGCATCGATCTGCAGGCGATGGCGCCGGACGTGGCACGGATCGTCGTAGCCGCAAGCCGGTACGAGGGCGCGCGGTTCGGCGAGCTCAACGGCTTACGGCTCACCGTCGCCGACCGGACCGGTGAGGGGATCCTCGGGTTCTCGATCGACGACGCGGGGCCGGAGAGCGCCTTCGTCTTCGGCGAGTTCTACCGGCGCGACGGCGAGTGGAAGTTCCGCGCCGTCGGGCAGGGGTACGAGACCGGTCTGGCCGGTCTGGCAACGGACTTCGGCATCGACGTGGACGACGCGGCGGAGGCCGACAGTGATGTCCATGCCGACGGTGACGAGAGCGACGTCCCTGCGGTGGTCGCTGCCGCGCCGCAGCCTGACGACGGCGTGAATACGGGCACCGCGACCGGGCCGTCGGCGATCATTCCGGCGCAGGTGGCGCTGGAGCAGGCGCCGGCGCAGGCGTCGGTCCACGTAACAGCGCAGGTGGCGGTGCAAGGTCAGGGCGAGGTCCCGGTCCCGGCGCCGCCGGTACGTCGGCCCCGTACCGTCAAGAAGAAGGTCACCCTGCCCAAGGTGGCCCGGAAGTCCCTCGCCGAGAACGACAGTTGGCACGCGGCACGGCTGTTCCCCGTACCGTCGCTGAAGAACGACCGGGAGCGCGAGACGCGGGCGACATCCGTCCTGCTGTCGGTGATGGCGCAGGTCCCCGAGTTCGGTCGGCGGCTCATGGCCGGCTTCGGGGCACCGGTCGGGCGGATGGAGACATTCACCGAAGTCTCCCTGCCGCACGGCGACACTCCGAAGCGGCCGGACGGCATCATCCGGGTCGAGCGCGCGGGCAAGCTGTGGACGGCGCTGGTCGAGACGAAGACTAACGGCAACCCGTTGAAGCCCCAACAGGTCCAGGACTACATGGACATCGCCGCGCGACGCGGCTACGAAGCCGTGATCACCCTGTGCAACGACGTGGCCCTGGAAGGGCGTCCGCTGGTCGACGTCAAGGTCGACGGACGACGGAAGCACAAGGTCGTCCTACGGCATCTGTCCTGGGCCGAAGTCACCCACCAGGCGCAGCTGCTGATCCGCCACGAAGGAGTCGGCAACGCCGCGCACGCCTGGCTGCTCCAGGAACTGCTCCACTACCTCCAGCACGAGAACTCCGGCTGCCACGGCTTCCAGAACATGGGCCCCGCCTGGGTCCCCGTCCGTAACGGCATCGATGACGAGACGCTGTGCCAGGGGGATCCGCGCGCCGTCGATGTCGTGGAGAGCTGGGAACGGCTCGTACGGCAGGTCTGTCTGCGCCTGGGCGGTGAACTCGGCCAGAAAGTGCTGCCCGTCCAGCGCGTGAGGCGCACGGCCGACCCGCAAGGCCGCCGGGGCGCGCTGGCCGACCTGCTGTGTGAAGAGGGCCGGCTCCACGCCGAACTGCGCATCGAGGGCGCGCCGGGAGTGCTGGCGCTCGCGGCGGACCTGCGGACCGGCCGGCTGCGCACGTCCATCGACATCCCGGCCCCGGCGACCGGCTACCCGCTGACCTGGGCCAAGCGGCTCGTTCGCCAACTCGACGAAGCCCCGGCCGACCTGCACATCCAGACGCTGGTGCCGGAGGGGGCGACGGGGCCGCGCGGCACCCTGGAGCGGCTTCGGCCTGAGCCGGCGGATCTGCTGCCCAAGGGGGACACCGAGATCACCGGCTTCCGGCTGTCCCTGTTCAAGAGCATGGGCAACACCCGGGGCCATGCGGAGTCCAGTTTCATCCGCAGTGTCGACGACTGTGTGGACCGCTTCTGCGCGAACGTCGTCGCGGCCCTGGACCGGCCCGCGCCTGCGAGGCGCCCGCAACGGGGGGAGGCAGTGGGCGTGGATGCGGGAGTTGGCGCGACTGCTGGGTAG
- a CDS encoding SDR family oxidoreductase, translating into MSTKSALRGRTAVITGAARGVGEQLAHALSARGARLALVGLEETELARVAASLPGEAGHWYADVTDADAMSRTAAHVSDRFGTVDVVVANAGVAAGGLFLHSDADAWRRVVEVNLIGGAVTARAFLPALLAARGYYLQIASLAALAPAPMMSAYCASKSGVEAFAHTLHTEVAHHGVTVGVGYLSWTDTDMARGAADDAVLRDLRARMPWPANRTSPLPPAVTRLAAGIERRARHVYAQPWLRTAYLLRSALPGAVTRSARRQLPELEGRAAGMPTTGLLGAGGAADRGHRAGSPVDSRVDSA; encoded by the coding sequence ATGAGCACGAAATCGGCCCTCCGGGGACGTACGGCCGTCATCACCGGCGCGGCGCGCGGCGTGGGCGAGCAACTGGCCCACGCGCTCTCCGCTCGCGGCGCGCGACTCGCGCTGGTCGGCCTCGAAGAGACCGAACTGGCGCGGGTGGCGGCGTCGTTGCCGGGCGAGGCCGGCCACTGGTACGCGGATGTCACGGACGCGGACGCCATGTCCCGTACGGCGGCTCACGTGTCGGACCGCTTCGGGACGGTCGACGTCGTCGTCGCCAACGCCGGTGTCGCGGCCGGCGGCCTCTTCCTGCACTCCGACGCGGACGCGTGGCGCCGCGTCGTCGAGGTCAACCTCATCGGCGGCGCGGTCACGGCCCGCGCGTTCCTCCCGGCGCTGCTGGCGGCACGCGGCTACTACCTCCAGATCGCCTCACTGGCGGCCCTCGCGCCCGCCCCGATGATGAGCGCCTACTGCGCGTCGAAGTCCGGCGTGGAGGCCTTCGCCCACACCCTGCACACCGAGGTCGCCCACCACGGCGTGACGGTCGGCGTCGGCTATCTCAGCTGGACCGACACGGACATGGCGCGGGGCGCGGCCGACGACGCCGTACTGCGCGACCTGCGCGCCCGCATGCCCTGGCCCGCCAACCGAACGTCCCCCCTGCCCCCGGCCGTCACCCGCCTGGCGGCGGGTATCGAACGCCGCGCCCGTCACGTCTACGCCCAACCCTGGCTACGGACGGCGTACTTGCTGCGGTCGGCCCTGCCGGGCGCGGTGACCCGCAGCGCGCGCCGCCAACTCCCCGAGCTGGAAGGGAGAGCGGCGGGGATGCCGACAACGGGTCTGCTGGGCGCGGGCGGAGCGGCCGACAGGGGGCACCGAGCCGGCTCTCCTGTCGACTCCCGGGTCGACTCTGCTTAA
- a CDS encoding PPOX class F420-dependent oxidoreductase — translation MTDGRADLERLASGKYLLVTTFRRDGREVATPVWVIRDGDALGVWTVTGSGKVKRIRNRADVVVSACDLRGNPSGEPVAGRAEILDGVQTKHYRGLLGRKYGLIGRLTLLGSRLRRGADGTVGIRITLG, via the coding sequence ATGACAGATGGCCGAGCGGACCTCGAACGTCTCGCATCAGGAAAGTACCTCCTGGTCACCACCTTCCGTCGGGACGGCCGGGAGGTCGCGACCCCGGTGTGGGTGATCCGTGACGGTGACGCCCTCGGTGTCTGGACGGTCACCGGTTCCGGCAAGGTCAAGCGGATCCGCAACCGCGCCGACGTCGTGGTCTCCGCCTGCGACCTGCGGGGCAACCCGTCGGGTGAGCCGGTCGCAGGGCGGGCGGAGATCCTGGACGGCGTCCAGACCAAGCACTACCGCGGTCTCCTGGGCCGTAAGTACGGCTTGATCGGCAGACTTACGCTGCTGGGCAGCCGCCTGCGGCGGGGCGCGGACGGGACCGTCGGCATCCGGATCACCCTCGGCTAG